In a genomic window of Acidilobus saccharovorans 345-15:
- a CDS encoding ABC transporter permease subunit: MKGAALYDLRRSLLNKALIIIVIAVVALGAGIAYLELSLSRSIAPYYIVIEPFHNGSSLGLLLSPSGSPLGNARIYVIYPNSSPGVLVTNSSGYVLIGSGVGIGPVYVNGANRSVMLGTAALVNVNLRAGRATLFFSVYPEPGAREFKVYVRQAELGLRGRIINYTAAQYLGEYGPGIWRAEVKVGPEPAVVITAVPVNSSSATNETTELMPPELELKSVAFQPMATAANIMAEFLPLVALFLTNDLFARLRSTRAIEFLLARPITKGQLLTSRYSAGLLALLISALLASAALGLIVYLMAGPVVTLSDALVVFAASFASAAAFYSLLYLVSAATRGHFIAIAVILYIVLYLFNFSFIAAAIAQRPWLVYAGPLGAAGSIISGYLGVSSLLQSGVSYSEAAASLAAWAVVPIAAAIALYSRSGEP, encoded by the coding sequence TTGAAGGGGGCGGCGCTCTACGACCTGAGGAGGTCGCTCCTCAACAAGGCCCTGATCATAATAGTGATAGCGGTGGTTGCCCTGGGCGCCGGCATAGCTTACCTGGAGCTCAGCCTGTCGAGGTCAATAGCGCCCTACTACATTGTGATCGAGCCCTTCCACAACGGCAGCTCGCTGGGCCTCCTGCTCAGCCCCTCCGGGAGCCCCCTGGGCAACGCAAGGATCTACGTGATATACCCCAACTCGTCGCCGGGCGTCTTGGTCACCAACTCCAGCGGCTACGTCCTGATTGGGAGCGGAGTGGGAATAGGGCCCGTCTACGTGAACGGAGCCAACAGGTCAGTTATGTTGGGCACCGCGGCGCTGGTTAACGTCAACCTGAGGGCGGGCAGGGCGACGCTGTTCTTCAGCGTCTACCCCGAGCCTGGGGCCAGGGAGTTCAAGGTCTACGTGCGCCAGGCGGAGCTCGGGCTCAGGGGCAGGATAATCAATTACACGGCCGCGCAGTACCTGGGCGAGTACGGGCCCGGCATATGGAGGGCCGAGGTCAAGGTAGGGCCTGAGCCCGCGGTGGTTATCACCGCGGTGCCCGTTAACTCGAGCTCCGCGACAAATGAGACCACAGAGCTCATGCCGCCTGAGCTGGAGCTCAAGTCAGTGGCCTTCCAGCCCATGGCCACAGCTGCCAACATAATGGCCGAGTTCCTGCCACTCGTAGCCCTGTTCCTGACCAATGACCTGTTCGCGAGGCTCAGGTCAACCAGGGCCATAGAGTTCCTCCTGGCCAGGCCCATAACCAAGGGACAGCTGCTGACCTCAAGGTACTCCGCCGGCCTCCTGGCCCTGCTGATCTCAGCGCTGCTGGCCTCAGCGGCCCTGGGGCTCATAGTTTACCTCATGGCTGGGCCCGTGGTGACCCTAAGCGACGCGCTCGTGGTCTTCGCTGCCTCCTTTGCAAGCGCGGCGGCGTTTTACTCGCTCCTCTACCTCGTCTCCGCGGCCACCAGGGGGCACTTCATAGCCATAGCCGTCATCCTTTATATAGTCCTCTACCTGTTCAATTTCAGCTTTATAGCGGCCGCCATAGCGCAGCGGCCCTGGCTCGTCTACGCTGGGCCCCTGGGGGCCGCGGGCTCCATCATAAGCGGCTACCTGGGGGTCTCCTCGCTGCTTCAGTCAGGCGTCAGCTACTCCGAGGCCGCCGCCTCCCTGGCGGCGTGGGCTGTGGTCCCCATAGCGGCCGCCATAGCGCTGTACTCAAGGTCTGGCGAGCCATAA
- a CDS encoding coenzyme F420-0:L-glutamate ligase, producing the protein MREASLIGVELPEVRKGDDLASLICSSVSLRDRDVVAVASKVVSKAKGYLLDVSKVRPSERAIRIASALGMDPRWVELVLSQSDDVLGVIPVKELYDSGVLRLEDVAYDAEAARRALERFPYLFIVRRSGMIWTDAGIDASNVPGGLYAVPPPDPDAEARELSNSIASRCGARVAVVLCDTEVSVAGASTDRAIGSYGIRPVDRGFGKPDRNGVPKYGGVDHIANEVCASAALLARQTSESIPVVVVRGISYEWYEGGLRDFSMRQPTEALRAVIRASLRALGPDALAKLVGDLAP; encoded by the coding sequence TTGAGGGAGGCGTCCCTCATAGGCGTCGAGCTGCCCGAGGTCAGGAAGGGCGACGACCTGGCCTCACTCATATGCTCCTCCGTAAGCCTCCGGGACCGCGACGTGGTAGCGGTGGCCAGCAAGGTCGTGTCCAAGGCCAAGGGCTACCTGCTTGACGTCAGTAAGGTGAGGCCGAGCGAGAGGGCCATTAGGATAGCGTCGGCCCTGGGCATGGACCCCAGGTGGGTTGAGCTTGTGCTAAGCCAGAGCGACGACGTTCTTGGCGTCATACCTGTAAAGGAGCTCTACGACTCTGGCGTGCTGAGGCTCGAGGACGTGGCGTATGACGCGGAGGCCGCCAGGAGGGCCCTTGAGAGGTTCCCCTACCTCTTCATAGTGAGGCGCTCAGGCATGATATGGACTGACGCGGGCATAGACGCCTCCAACGTGCCCGGGGGCCTCTACGCAGTGCCTCCCCCAGACCCGGACGCCGAGGCCAGGGAGCTCTCTAACAGCATAGCCTCGAGGTGCGGCGCCAGGGTGGCCGTCGTCCTCTGCGACACGGAGGTCAGCGTGGCCGGCGCCTCGACTGACAGGGCCATAGGCTCCTACGGCATAAGGCCCGTCGACAGGGGCTTTGGGAAGCCCGACAGGAACGGGGTGCCCAAGTACGGCGGCGTCGACCATATTGCTAACGAGGTCTGCGCCTCCGCCGCCCTGCTGGCGAGGCAGACGAGCGAGTCAATACCTGTGGTTGTAGTGAGGGGCATAAGCTACGAGTGGTACGAGGGCGGCCTGAGGGACTTCTCCATGAGGCAGCCCACCGAGGCGCTGAGGGCCGTGATAAGGGCGAGCCTGAGGGCCCTGGGACCTGACGCGTTAGCCAAGCTTGTTGGCGACCTCGCTCCCTAA
- a CDS encoding radical SAM protein, with translation MMDRFNFNVELVDGLELSEPEGPLPLYVHVPFCPFMCPFCVFFSVPYREAAARAYVKSLTAEVEGLMSRWEGARFPEVYVGGGTPTMLTEGVCELLDVIRSYQGAVEASVEGSPYDVDDNKVSMLASAGVTRISLGVQSFFPDRLARLGRPRISSEAILSTIEACSRVKTVNVDIIFNYPGQREGDLIDEVEAFYNSKANQLTLYPLMPSIREPATVCPCSEKRERALYRLAVSQARRLGLTQLTAWCFSKSSGGLSDEYIVDSDLFVGVGAGAMSHLRGLFTANTFNISKYESLVAKGEPTVSLARRLSREEEERLYALYGLYGLGLDKDGFRRKFGRGVYRAMPRELLLMELLGLVKDTGRSIVPTSRGLYAVSLLMKLFYIKVSHIRAMAIRASL, from the coding sequence ATGATGGACAGATTTAATTTTAACGTTGAGCTGGTCGACGGCCTTGAGCTGTCGGAGCCCGAGGGCCCCCTGCCCCTCTACGTTCACGTCCCCTTCTGCCCCTTCATGTGCCCCTTCTGCGTGTTCTTCAGCGTCCCCTACAGGGAGGCTGCTGCCAGGGCCTACGTCAAGTCCCTGACGGCTGAGGTCGAGGGCCTCATGAGCCGCTGGGAGGGCGCCCGCTTCCCTGAGGTCTACGTGGGAGGGGGCACCCCCACCATGCTGACCGAGGGCGTGTGCGAGCTCCTCGACGTTATAAGGTCCTACCAGGGGGCCGTGGAGGCCTCTGTCGAGGGCTCGCCCTATGACGTTGACGACAACAAGGTCTCGATGCTGGCCTCCGCCGGGGTCACGAGGATATCGCTTGGGGTCCAGTCCTTCTTCCCGGACAGGCTTGCCAGGCTTGGGAGGCCCAGGATAAGCTCGGAGGCCATACTCTCGACCATAGAGGCCTGCTCCAGGGTAAAGACAGTCAACGTTGACATAATCTTCAACTACCCCGGGCAGAGGGAGGGGGACCTCATTGACGAGGTCGAGGCGTTCTACAACAGCAAGGCAAACCAGCTGACCCTCTACCCCCTCATGCCTTCAATAAGGGAGCCGGCCACCGTTTGCCCGTGCAGTGAGAAAAGGGAGAGGGCCCTCTACAGGCTCGCCGTCAGCCAGGCCAGGAGGCTTGGCCTGACCCAACTGACGGCCTGGTGTTTCTCTAAGTCGTCCGGCGGCCTCAGTGATGAGTACATAGTGGACTCAGACCTCTTCGTTGGTGTCGGGGCGGGGGCCATGAGCCACCTCAGGGGGCTCTTCACGGCCAACACATTCAACATATCTAAGTATGAGTCGCTCGTGGCCAAGGGAGAGCCAACCGTAAGCCTTGCCAGGAGGCTCAGCAGGGAAGAGGAGGAGAGGCTCTACGCGCTTTACGGCCTCTACGGCCTCGGGCTTGACAAGGACGGCTTCAGGAGGAAGTTCGGGAGGGGCGTCTACAGGGCCATGCCGAGGGAGCTGCTCTTAATGGAGCTGCTCGGGCTCGTCAAGGACACGGGGAGGAGCATAGTGCCCACCAGCAGGGGGCTCTACGCGGTCAGCCTGCTCATGAAGCTCTTCTACATTAAGGTCTCCCACATAAGGGCTATGGCTATAAGGGCGAGCCTCTGA
- a CDS encoding restriction endonuclease → MLGPATDVALALLGSEGCVPLSDVASRAGLSRDVVQAYLSRMEEVGGLRLEGDSACPLNRALLAAAAVRLGADPEAVSRLLSWRDFEGLVAEALSEAGLRVWRNLRVPGRGGLEVDVLGLEGDRGVVVDCKRWSYRSSSPSRIAEAALRHAERARRLIALWGSLGLPDMPRRLLPALVVLREDLPKVVNGVAVVPVLQLSGFTRELEAVVDELGIDTGL, encoded by the coding sequence TTGCTGGGCCCCGCCACCGACGTCGCCCTGGCCCTGCTGGGCTCTGAGGGCTGCGTGCCCCTGAGCGACGTCGCTTCGAGGGCCGGGCTCAGCCGTGACGTTGTCCAGGCCTACCTGAGCAGGATGGAGGAGGTCGGCGGCCTGAGGCTTGAGGGAGATTCCGCGTGCCCCCTCAACAGGGCCCTCCTGGCGGCAGCGGCTGTGAGGCTCGGGGCTGACCCGGAGGCCGTGTCAAGGCTCCTCAGCTGGAGGGACTTTGAGGGGCTGGTGGCGGAGGCCCTGAGCGAGGCCGGCCTCCGCGTGTGGAGGAACCTCAGGGTGCCGGGCAGGGGAGGCCTCGAGGTCGACGTGCTTGGCCTTGAGGGCGACCGAGGCGTCGTCGTTGACTGCAAGAGGTGGTCCTACAGGTCGAGCTCACCTTCAAGGATAGCGGAGGCGGCCTTAAGGCACGCTGAGAGGGCCAGGAGGCTGATAGCCCTCTGGGGGTCCCTCGGGCTCCCAGACATGCCAAGGAGGCTGCTGCCAGCCCTGGTGGTCCTCAGGGAGGACCTGCCAAAGGTTGTCAACGGGGTCGCCGTGGTGCCCGTGCTGCAGCTCAGCGGCTTCACCAGGGAACTTGAGGCGGTTGTAGACGAGCTGGGCATCGACACTGGCCTTTAG
- a CDS encoding RNA-guided endonuclease InsQ/TnpB family protein, whose translation MERTVKLRVKVDHATYSALKEVEREYREILEDAVDYGLRNSTTSFTRIKAGVYRVEREKHKDLPSHYIYTACEDASERLDSFKKLKRRGRAYTDRPSVRRVTVHLDDHLWRFSLDEISIATKGGKVRISPTFHKLFWRYYNGGWRIAGEARFRLAKGNVVELFIVFKKEEPKPYEPKGFTPVDLNEGSASVLVGGRPILLETNIKKITLGYEYRRKRVQSGRSTEDRDVRRRLKRLREKYRKADIRRKLARLIVKEAFESRSAIVLEDLPKRVPEHMIKDVKDPQLRLRIYRSAFSSTKNAIIEKAREFGVPVVLVSPSYTSSTCPVHGSRIVYRPDGGAAPRVGVCEKGGERWHRDVVALYNLRRRAGDVSPVPLGSKESHDPPAVGLGRWLRAKSLRLIVSELKMIEMKA comes from the coding sequence GTGGAGCGGACGGTTAAGCTGAGGGTCAAAGTTGACCACGCCACGTATTCAGCACTTAAGGAGGTCGAGAGGGAGTACAGGGAGATCCTTGAGGACGCAGTAGACTACGGGCTTCGGAACAGCACGACGTCGTTCACTAGGATCAAAGCAGGCGTTTACAGAGTTGAAAGGGAGAAGCATAAGGACTTACCGTCTCACTACATCTACACGGCCTGCGAGGACGCGAGCGAGAGGCTGGACAGCTTCAAGAAGCTCAAGAGGAGGGGCAGGGCCTACACCGACAGGCCTTCGGTGAGGAGGGTCACCGTCCACTTGGACGACCACCTCTGGAGGTTCAGCCTCGACGAGATCTCGATAGCGACAAAGGGAGGAAAGGTTCGCATCTCGCCCACGTTCCATAAGCTCTTCTGGAGGTACTACAACGGCGGCTGGAGGATAGCGGGCGAGGCCAGGTTCAGGCTCGCAAAGGGCAACGTGGTTGAGCTGTTCATAGTCTTCAAGAAGGAAGAGCCGAAGCCTTATGAGCCGAAGGGCTTCACCCCAGTAGACCTTAACGAGGGCTCGGCCTCCGTGCTTGTTGGCGGGAGGCCGATCCTCTTGGAGACCAACATCAAGAAGATCACCCTGGGCTACGAGTACAGGAGGAAGAGGGTACAGAGCGGCAGATCCACTGAGGACAGGGACGTCAGGAGGAGGCTAAAGAGGCTTAGGGAGAAGTACAGGAAGGCCGACATAAGGAGGAAGCTGGCGAGGCTTATCGTTAAGGAGGCCTTCGAGAGCAGGAGCGCGATAGTTTTAGAGGACCTGCCGAAGAGGGTTCCAGAGCACATGATAAAGGACGTGAAGGATCCCCAGCTCAGGCTGAGGATCTACCGCTCGGCGTTCTCCTCAACTAAGAACGCCATCATTGAGAAGGCCAGGGAGTTCGGCGTTCCCGTGGTCTTGGTGAGCCCCTCCTACACCTCTTCCACGTGCCCAGTCCACGGGTCGAGGATCGTCTACCGACCCGATGGGGGCGCTGCCCCGAGGGTCGGAGTCTGCGAGAAGGGAGGGGAGAGGTGGCACAGGGACGTCGTGGCGTTATACAACCTGAGGAGGAGGGCTGGGGATGTGAGCCCAGTGCCGTTGGGCTCGAAGGAGTCCCATGACCCGCCTGCCGTTGGGCTAGGCAGGTGGCTGAGGGCTAAGTCCCTACGCCTGATCGTGAGTGAACTTAAAATGATTGAGATGAAGGCGTAG
- a CDS encoding IS607 family transposase, producing the protein MERLLRPKEACQLLGISYSTLLRWIREGKIRAATTEGGRYRIPYSEVKRYLEGREGTRAVIYARVSSADQREDLERQINYLTNYATAKGYRVVEVLKDVASGLNTQRKGLLKLFKLVEGRGVDVVLITYKDRLTRFGFEYIEEFFSAMGVRVEAVFGEEPKDAAQELVEDLISVITSFAGKIYGVRSHKKTALVQGVKKLLGELSGADG; encoded by the coding sequence GTGGAGAGGCTGCTGAGGCCTAAGGAGGCCTGCCAGCTCCTAGGGATATCATACTCAACGCTCCTGCGGTGGATCAGGGAGGGGAAGATAAGGGCGGCAACAACTGAGGGCGGCAGGTACAGGATACCTTACAGCGAGGTAAAGAGGTACTTGGAGGGGAGGGAGGGGACAAGGGCGGTAATCTACGCAAGGGTCTCGTCAGCAGACCAGAGGGAGGACCTGGAGAGGCAGATAAACTACCTCACTAACTACGCGACGGCAAAAGGTTACAGGGTAGTTGAAGTGCTAAAGGACGTCGCCAGCGGGCTCAACACGCAAAGGAAAGGGCTGCTCAAACTGTTCAAGCTGGTCGAGGGGAGGGGCGTAGACGTCGTGTTAATAACATACAAGGACAGGCTGACGAGGTTCGGCTTCGAGTACATCGAAGAGTTCTTCTCGGCAATGGGCGTCAGGGTCGAGGCAGTTTTCGGCGAGGAGCCGAAAGACGCCGCGCAGGAACTCGTGGAGGACTTAATCTCCGTTATCACGTCGTTCGCTGGCAAGATTTACGGAGTGAGGAGCCACAAGAAGACGGCCCTCGTCCAGGGAGTAAAAAAGCTGTTGGGTGAGCTGAGTGGAGCGGACGGTTAA
- a CDS encoding glycoside hydrolase 5 family protein, with product MRTEARGNLVVTDGSFRFLLGVNYWPRRTNIRMWRDWDEGALLEDINAMKSIGVRAVRLFLLDQDFVSSSGDVDQRQLERLRWLLDRLGDNNIAGFVTLLVGHMSGRNWGIPWAPDNDIYSPKAVEGAASFARQVAERVRDSRGLGGWILSNEMSLVRRASRPEEELTLLRAVRQAISSVDSGHVFSAGDVPDSYGQTPHLVRGITDYVGPHLYLYDSDPVRHGYLYSGMLELFSDDGQSPVILEEFGFSSLQYSEADRAAFIYEALYAALAHRASGAFVWCFSDFPDEADTPYLWRPLELGFGLFDRDGRPKPSAESFRRFSRELEALEGLGLEGLRRSSKALIVAPFYVFGEYQFADYRRWAGGLYQVARPTLLAHQLLTMAGAQASIRYEPELREDDPRKLVMFPSTISGLTVTWRRLLRLAEGGRLVYVSLLRGLGQMVFMHESATHMWGELFGVEPALRVGSPGVRLEGSVRLRLEADLGDLRAGHEVTVGLQQPVLTYDVRPVDAEVMATANGRPIAFAARRGGGRMILSLFPLEAVLADLYYVSDWSPYAALYRALAVQAGVEPTASDDPRVEVQVLSDGSRGLAFMISHWPGELTASLPVKGDLVAGNSQVREGKAVMPPRGVAVIRFG from the coding sequence TTGAGGACCGAGGCCAGGGGGAACCTGGTAGTCACCGACGGCTCCTTCAGGTTCCTGCTCGGGGTCAACTACTGGCCAAGGAGGACCAACATAAGGATGTGGAGGGACTGGGACGAGGGTGCCTTGCTTGAAGACATAAATGCCATGAAGTCCATAGGGGTCAGGGCCGTGAGGCTGTTCCTCCTTGACCAGGACTTCGTGAGCTCCAGCGGCGACGTGGACCAGCGGCAGCTTGAGAGGCTCAGGTGGCTTCTTGACAGGCTCGGCGACAACAACATTGCCGGCTTCGTGACGCTCCTGGTGGGCCACATGAGCGGCAGGAACTGGGGGATACCGTGGGCCCCAGACAACGACATATACTCGCCCAAGGCTGTGGAGGGCGCCGCCAGCTTCGCCAGGCAGGTGGCAGAGAGGGTCAGGGACAGCAGGGGCCTGGGGGGCTGGATACTGAGCAACGAGATGAGCCTGGTGAGGAGGGCCTCGAGGCCTGAGGAGGAGCTGACGCTGCTCAGGGCCGTCAGGCAGGCCATAAGCTCAGTGGACAGCGGCCACGTCTTCAGCGCGGGCGACGTGCCTGACAGCTACGGGCAGACGCCCCACCTGGTCAGGGGCATAACCGACTACGTGGGCCCCCACCTGTACCTCTACGACAGCGACCCAGTCAGGCACGGCTACCTATACTCTGGCATGCTTGAACTGTTCTCCGACGACGGCCAGAGCCCCGTCATACTCGAGGAGTTCGGCTTCAGCAGCCTTCAGTACTCGGAGGCCGACAGGGCCGCCTTCATCTACGAGGCGCTCTACGCGGCCCTGGCCCACCGGGCCTCAGGGGCCTTCGTCTGGTGCTTCTCCGACTTCCCTGACGAGGCCGACACGCCCTACCTCTGGAGGCCCCTTGAGCTTGGCTTCGGCCTGTTCGACAGGGACGGAAGGCCTAAGCCCTCCGCCGAGAGCTTCAGGAGGTTCTCAAGGGAGCTCGAGGCCCTTGAAGGCCTTGGACTTGAGGGCCTCAGGAGGAGCTCAAAGGCGCTGATAGTGGCCCCCTTCTACGTGTTCGGCGAGTACCAGTTCGCCGACTACAGGAGGTGGGCCGGGGGCCTCTACCAGGTGGCCAGGCCGACGCTGCTGGCCCACCAGCTGCTAACCATGGCGGGGGCCCAGGCATCGATAAGGTATGAGCCCGAGCTCAGGGAGGACGACCCGAGGAAGCTTGTTATGTTCCCCTCAACCATAAGCGGGCTCACCGTGACCTGGAGGAGGCTGCTCAGGCTTGCCGAGGGCGGGAGGCTCGTCTACGTTTCGCTTCTCAGGGGCCTCGGCCAGATGGTTTTCATGCACGAGTCGGCCACTCACATGTGGGGCGAGCTCTTTGGCGTTGAGCCCGCCCTGAGGGTGGGCTCCCCTGGCGTGAGGCTTGAGGGCTCTGTCAGGCTGAGGCTCGAGGCGGACCTCGGCGACCTGAGGGCGGGGCACGAGGTTACAGTTGGGCTTCAGCAGCCCGTGCTGACCTATGACGTCAGGCCCGTGGACGCTGAGGTAATGGCAACGGCCAACGGCAGGCCAATAGCATTTGCCGCCAGGAGGGGCGGCGGAAGGATGATCCTGTCGCTGTTCCCGCTTGAGGCCGTGCTGGCGGACCTGTATTACGTGAGCGACTGGTCGCCCTACGCCGCCCTCTACAGGGCCCTAGCCGTGCAGGCTGGCGTTGAGCCCACCGCCAGCGACGACCCCAGGGTTGAGGTCCAGGTCTTGAGCGATGGCAGCAGGGGACTCGCCTTCATGATAAGCCACTGGCCGGGCGAGCTGACGGCCTCGCTGCCGGTCAAGGGCGACCTGGTCGCCGGCAACTCGCAGGTGAGGGAGGGCAAGGCCGTGATGCCGCCCAGGGGCGTCGCAGTGATAAGGTTTGGCTGA
- a CDS encoding MFS transporter: protein MSDYSRDIYILGAVRTLRSFSFGYVAFLLPLYLKYVGFSYEMIGLYTLIATLSSAVLTLASGWLGDLYSRRKALAIMSLLPAGTYAIVLSTRSYAALMASAAFGLTMSPIGGGSGGGPVAPLQTAMVASRVGPEARTRVYSYLMMAAIASALAGSAFSGAIMRASGGYYLELFAVALLITVATSALVLLVSEEPDRAHRPTSAVPRRSAKNIGKVSLAGLFGSLGLGMVMSLLPVYFRELGASDFQVSLIYDASYAAAAAGALIAPLAEKAMGPVRSILVLRGLGSLLLAAIPFSRPLALAGAIYAIRTGLYQAALPIRQNVSMELYEPSERSRGLSITGVFRRLPYGAAAAAGSVLFQVGAFVAVFSAAAGISVLDPVLYYAFFSYFDRGGKAFKARAEE, encoded by the coding sequence TTGAGCGACTACTCCAGGGACATCTACATACTTGGCGCCGTGAGGACCCTGAGGAGCTTCAGCTTCGGCTACGTGGCCTTCCTGCTCCCGCTCTACCTCAAGTACGTGGGCTTCTCCTACGAGATGATCGGCCTCTACACGCTCATAGCCACGCTGAGCAGCGCCGTTCTAACGCTTGCGAGCGGGTGGCTCGGCGACCTCTACAGCAGGAGGAAGGCCCTGGCCATAATGTCGCTGCTCCCGGCGGGCACCTACGCCATAGTGCTCTCCACCAGGAGCTACGCCGCGCTCATGGCGTCTGCCGCCTTCGGGCTCACCATGAGCCCCATAGGCGGGGGCTCCGGCGGCGGCCCGGTGGCGCCGCTCCAGACTGCCATGGTGGCCAGCAGGGTCGGCCCTGAGGCAAGGACAAGGGTCTACTCGTACCTAATGATGGCGGCCATAGCCTCGGCCCTGGCGGGCTCGGCCTTCTCAGGGGCCATCATGAGGGCCTCAGGGGGCTACTACCTTGAGCTCTTCGCCGTGGCCCTGCTGATAACTGTGGCCACGTCAGCGCTCGTGCTCCTCGTCTCGGAGGAGCCCGACAGGGCGCACAGGCCCACCAGCGCTGTCCCCAGGAGGTCCGCCAAGAACATAGGCAAGGTCTCGCTGGCGGGCCTCTTCGGCAGCCTGGGCCTCGGAATGGTCATGTCGCTGCTGCCTGTCTACTTCAGGGAGCTGGGGGCGAGCGACTTCCAGGTCTCTTTGATATACGACGCCTCCTACGCGGCCGCCGCGGCGGGGGCCCTCATCGCGCCCCTCGCGGAGAAGGCCATGGGGCCCGTGAGGTCAATACTTGTGCTGAGGGGCCTCGGCTCCCTGCTGCTGGCGGCCATACCGTTCTCAAGGCCCCTGGCCCTGGCTGGGGCCATATATGCAATTAGGACCGGGCTCTACCAGGCGGCCCTGCCGATAAGGCAGAACGTCAGCATGGAGCTCTACGAGCCCTCGGAGAGGTCCAGGGGCCTCAGCATAACTGGCGTGTTCAGGAGGCTCCCCTACGGCGCGGCGGCTGCAGCCGGCTCAGTGCTGTTCCAGGTCGGCGCTTTCGTCGCAGTGTTCTCCGCGGCCGCGGGGATCTCCGTGCTCGACCCAGTGCTCTACTACGCCTTCTTCAGCTACTTCGACAGGGGAGGCAAGGCCTTTAAGGCTCGGGCGGAGGAGTAA
- a CDS encoding TIGR00304 family membrane protein yields the protein MNAAAWFLIGFLIILVGMFIIVAAGVYEAYRQSSQAKGQVQAGGVVMIGPIPIVFGTSWKMAIIAMVLAIVLIVISIALMLLARGMTLPRAESLAALLLRPT from the coding sequence ATGAACGCCGCGGCCTGGTTCCTCATAGGCTTCCTGATAATACTTGTTGGCATGTTCATAATAGTGGCGGCCGGCGTCTACGAGGCCTACAGGCAGTCCTCCCAGGCCAAGGGCCAGGTGCAGGCCGGCGGCGTCGTCATGATAGGCCCCATACCCATAGTGTTTGGCACCTCGTGGAAGATGGCCATAATAGCCATGGTCCTAGCAATAGTGCTGATAGTGATATCGATAGCCCTCATGTTGCTGGCCAGGGGCATGACTTTGCCTAGGGCGGAGTCCCTGGCGGCGCTGCTCCTGAGGCCCACTTGA